A genomic region of Trifolium pratense cultivar HEN17-A07 linkage group LG3, ARS_RC_1.1, whole genome shotgun sequence contains the following coding sequences:
- the LOC123917523 gene encoding vicianin hydrolase-like has product MGAKGPSLFFLLSLATLLAVVTAGTTASPNVHPSHYASTFNRTLFPKDFLFGIGSSAYQVEGASNIDGRGPSIWDTFTKKHPDKIWDHSSGNIGSDFYHRYKSDIKVVKQIGLDSYRFSISWSRIFPKGKGAVNPLGVKFYNNLIDEILANGLIPFVTLFHWDLPQSLEDEYMGFLSHKVVKDFEDYAEFCFKTFGDRVKNWATLNEPFSFTINGYMGGTFAPGRCSKWVGNCEAGDSIRETYIVAHNLILAHAAAVRVYKRKYQAHQKGQIGVTLVTHFFEPYSNSDADRKAASRALDFFFGWFAHPITYGYYPEIMVSLLGNRLPKFTKEESEIIKGSYDFLGVNYYSTYYAQSRPPTNTNQNYYTDMQAEVSPLRNGVSIGPSTDLNWLYVYPKGIHGLVTHIRDVYKNPPVYITENGIAQNRNDSIPVNVARKDGVRIRYHDGHLKYILQGIKDGANVKGYYAWSFSDSYEWDAGYTVRFGIIYVDFKNNLKRYPKYSAFWLQKFLLKG; this is encoded by the exons ATGGGAGCCAAAGGTCCttcccttttctttcttttatctcTGGCTACCCTTTTGGCTGTTGTCACTGCAGGAACCACTGCATCACCAAATGTGCATCCAAGTCACTATGCTTCAACATTCAATAGGACCCTTTTTCCAAAAGATTTTCTATTTGGAATTGGTTCTTCTGCTTACCAG GTAGAAGGAGCTTCAAATATAGATGGGAGAGGACCAAGTATATGGGACACTTTCACTAAAAAACATCCAG ATAAGATTTGGGACCATAGCAGTGGTAATATTGGATCAGATTTTTACCATCGATACAAG AGTGATATAAAGGTGGTAAAACAAATTGGGTTGGACTCGTACAGATTCTCTATCTCATGGTCAAGAATATTCCCAA AGGGCAAAGGTGCAGTCAATCCCTTGGGAGTTAAGTTCTATAACAATCTCATTGATGAGATCCTAGCAAATG GCTTAATACCCTTTGTAACTCTGTTTCATTGGGATCTTCCACAAAGTCTTGAAGATGAATATATGGGATTTCTAAGCCATAAAGTAGT GAAGGATTTTGAAGATTATGCTGAGTTTTGCTTCAAGACATTTGGAGATAGGGTTAAAAATTGGGCAACACTTAATGAACCTTTTTCATTCACCATAAATGGATACATGGGTGGCACATTTGCACCTGGTAGATGTTCTAAATGGGTAGGAAATTGTGAAGCTGGTGATTCAATAAGAGAGACTTACATTGTTGCTCATAACTTGATACTTGCTCATGCTGCTGCAGTTAGAGTCTACAAGAGAAAATATCAG GCTCATCAAAAAGGACAAATTGGAGTGACCTTAGTGACTCACTTCTTTGAACCATATTCCAATAGTGATGCTGATCGCAAAGCTGCAAGTCGAGCTCTTGACTTCTTCTTTGGATG GTTTGCTCATCCAATTACATATGGTTACTATCCCGAAATTATGGTATCATTATTAGGTAATAGACTCCCCAAATTCACAAAAGAAGAATCTGAAATTATCAAAGGTTCCTATGATTTTCTTGGTGTAAATTATTACTCCACATATTATGCACAAAGCAGACCACCAACAAATACCAACCAGAACTATTACACTGATATGCAAGCAGAAGTCAGTc CATTGAGGAATGGTGTATCTATTGGTCCTTcg ACCGATTTGAACTGGCTCTATGTCTATCCGAAGGGAATTCATGGTCTTGTGACACACATAAGGGATGTATACAAGAATCCACCAGTGTACATTACTGAAAATg GTATTGCACAAAATAGGAATGACTCAATTCCAGTCAATGTAGCTCGTAAAGATGGTGTAAGGATTAGATATCATGATGGCCATCTCAAATACATCCTTCAAGGAATAAA AGATGGTGCAAATGTAAAAGGCTACTATGCTTGGTCATTTTCTGACAGTTATGAATGGGATGCAGGCTACACAGTACGATTTGGAATCATTTATGTGGatttcaaaaacaatttgaAAAGATATCCCAAGTACTCTGCTTTTTGGCTTCAAAAGTTCCTTCTTAAGGGATAA